The following is a genomic window from Desulforhopalus sp..
ACCTGTGCGAGCTCTTCATCCGCATGCTGCTGCACAGCGAGGAGCGCGGCCCGCACGCCTCCGGTCTCGCCTGGCTCAAGACAGACGGCAGCCACCGCATCTTCAAGCGGCCGATGCGGGCGCACGAGCTGGTCTACGAGAAGCCGTTCCAGGAGCTGCTCGGACAGGTCGACAACGATACCACCATCCTCATGGGACATACCCGCTGGCGCACCCGGGGCAACGAGTTCAACAACCGCAACAACCATCCCATCCGGGCCGGGATCGTCATCGGCACTCACAACGGCACCATCTACAACGCCGATTATCTGTTCCGCCGCCTTAGGCTGCCGCGCTACGCAGAGGTGGACAGCGAGCTGATCTTCCGTCTGGCCGACCGCTTCGCGCCAGAAGGCCCCATCGACCAGGAGGGGCTGAAGAAGGCGCTTGCCCTCTGTCGCGGCCAAATGAGCGCCGTGCTGACCTCACGCCTCGACCCCGGCACCATCACCGTGCTCAAGGGCAACAAGCCACTCTGCCTGCGCATCCACCGCCAGCACCGGGTGGTGCTCTACGCCTCGGACGACGCCTTTATTGACTTTGCCGTGGTCAACGAGAAGGGCTGGCGCGAGCTGGAGGTTCCGCCCATGACCATGCTCACCATCCGCCACGAGGATGTGCGGGCTATCGAAAACAGCGAATTCCGCTTCATACCCCAGGAGCGCAAAGGGACACTGCCCGAAGGAGTGAATGCATGAACATTGGAGACACCGCGAAGCTGAACACAAACCCGGAAGACAGTCCCGAGACCATCCTCCGACTCTTCGTCTACGGCACCCTGAAACGGGGCTACTGGAACCATCAACGCTTCTGCGCCCAGGCCCGCAGCATCGAACCAGCCGTGGTCTGGGGCAGGCTCTACCATCTCCACGCCGGGTTCCCGGCCCTCGAGGTGCCGGAAGGGCTGATCCTGTCTCAGGGCACCGCCGATCCACTGGCCGACGCCCGCAGGCAGGAGGATATCGGCACACCACGCTTCGGCCGACCGACCGGCGATTGGGATCTGATCCATGGGGAACTGGTGACCTTCACCGACCCGCAACGCAACCTGCCGCCTATCGACCGGCTGGAAGGCTTCCGGCCCGGCGGCCAGAGCATGTACCAGCGGGTGATGGTGCCTGCAGCCAGGGGCTCAATCGCCTGTGCTGTATGGACTTACACCATGTATGCGCCTCAGAACGGCGAACGTATCACCAACGACAATCAGGCCGTTTTTTGGAAAAGTCGTCTCTATTCGGCACAAAACGCTTGATTTTGGCAATCCATCAATGTAGTTTATGGAGGTTAATTTGCGGCACTGTGTCCGGATTTCGGGTTTCCCGGAGACCTTCGGGCTTTTACCGAAAACATGATGAACGAAGGACGAAGGCTATGGATGAGAGATGGCTGACGGTCGATGACATTTGCAAATACCTGAATGTAAGCAACGAGACGGTCTACAAGTGGATCGAACAACGGGCTATGCCCGGTCATCGCGTCGGCCGTCGCTGGATGTTCAAACAAGACGAAGTGGACGAATGGGTCCGCTCCGGCGGTGCGGCTGACAAATCCGATAAGCCGGACACCGAGCAATAAGGAGCGACCATGGCCGAGCCGATTCACGACAAGATAAAACGATCCCTCCAAGCAGCCGAAGGCTTGTATCACCGTCTGGTGTTGCTGGTGGGTGAGACCGGTTCCGGCAAGACCGGCGTTCTTCGGGATATTGCCGAGGAATTCGGCTCATCTGTCGTCAACGTCAATCTGGCGCTTTCAGGCGAACTGCTTGAGCTGACGGCAAAGCAGCGGTCGCTTCGGTTGCCGGGCATCCTCGATCAGATCGCGGACCAGGCTCAAGCACCGGTGGTGCTGGATAATCTCGAGATCCTCTTCGACAAGGATCTCCAGCAGGACCCCTTGCGCCTGCTGCAGTCCATTTCGAGAAATCGGGCCGTGGTGGCTTCGTGGAACGGAATCATGAATTCCGGGAGGCTTTTGTACGCCGAAACCGGCCATCCCGAGTACCGCAGCTATGACTCGGTCGATGCGCTGATTGTGGGCATGGATGGCACGGCCACTGTCGATTCGGCAAAAAACAATAGAGAGGCAGGACAAGCATGAAATACGGAGACCTTATCCAATTCGACCCGATTGAGTCGGTCGTTCAGTTGCGTGACGCGGACAAATCGAGCGCCGCACACACCCTCGTGAACACCTATGTCATTTCCGAGGAAATGGCCGAACGGCTCATCCAGCTTGTCATTCCTCAGATGCAGTTCGACCAGCCGGTCGACAACAAGGGCCTGCTGGTCGTCGGTAACTACGGCACCGGTAAGTCGCACTTGATGTCGGTGGTCTCCAGCCTTGCCGCAGACGCCTCCCTGCTGGAAGGGCTGAAAAGCGAAGGTGTCCGCGACGCAGCCTCTCAGATCGCCGGGCGTTTCAAGGTTATCCGTACCGAGATCGGAGCCACCACCATGTCCCTGCGCGACATCCTGGTGGCCGAACTGGAAGAGCATCTCGAAAAACTCGGCGTGGAATATGTCTTCCCCGAGGCGGGCACCATCTCCAGCCACAAACGGGCCTTCGAAGACATGATGGCCAAGTTCGGCGAGGTCTTCCCCGAGCATGGTCTGCTGCTGGTGGTCGATGAGCTGCTCGACTACCTGCGCACCCGCAAGGACCAGGAGCTGATCCTCGACCTCAACTTCCTCCGCGAGGTCGGCGAGGTCTGCAAGGACCTGCGCTTCCGCTTCATGGCCGGTGTCCAGGAAGCCATTTTCGACAGCCCGCGCTTCGCTTTTGTCGCCGACAGCATCCGCCGGGTGAAGGACCGCTTCGAGCAGATCCTCATTGCCCGCAGCGACGTCAAATTCGTTGTGGCCGAGCGTCTGCTCAAGAAGACCACCGAACAACAGGCCAAGATCCGCGACTACCTGATGCCTTTTGCCAAATACTATGGCGGCCTCAACGAGCGGATGGACGAGTTTGTCCGGCTCTTCCCGGTGCATCCCGATTACATCGACACCTTCGAGCGGGTCACCGTGGTGGAAAAGCGCGAGGTGCTCAAGACCCTGTCCATGGGCATGAAAGGCATTCTCGGCAAGGACGTGCCGCAGGACGAACCCGGCCTGATCGCCTTCGACAGCTATTGGGGTACCCTCAAGCAGAACGCTTCGTTCCGCGCCATTCCCGAAATCCGGGCAGTCATTGATTGCAGCCAGGTGCTGGAATCCCGCATCGAGAACGCCATCACCCGCAAACAATACAAGCCGATGGCGCTACGCCTGATCCATGCTCTGTCCGTCCACCGCCTTACCACCGGCGACATCTATGCCCCCATGGGCGCATCCGCCGAGGAACTGCGCGACCGTCTCTGCCTGTTTGATCCGCTGATCGCCGAGCTGGGTAGCGACGAACCCGACAAGGATCTCCAGACCCATGTGGAAACGGTCCTGCGCGAGATCCACAAGACAGTCAGCGGCCAGTTCATCTCCTTTAATGCTGACAACCGCCAGTTCTATCTCGACCTGAAGAAGACCGACGACTTCGACGCCCTGATCGACAAGCGGGCCGAAAGTCTTGGCCAGGCTCAACTCGACCGCTTCTATTACGAGGCGCTCAAGCGGGTCATGGAATGCCAGGACGCCACCTATGTGACCGGCTACAAAATCTGGCAGCACGAACTGGTCTGGCAGGAGCACAAGGCAGCCCGCTCCGGCTACCTCTTTTTCGGGGCACCGAACGAGCGTTCCACCGCCGTGCCGCAGCGGGACTTTTACCTCTACTTCATCCAGCCCAACGATCCGCCGCGCTTCAAGGACGACAAGGTCAACGACGAGGTCTTCTTCCGCCTGAAAGGCACCGACGAGGAATTCCAGACTGCGCTGAAAAGCTATGCGGCCGCACTGGATCTTGCAGCCACCTCATCGGGCCATGCCAAGGCCACCTATGAATCGAAGGCCAACGGCTTCCTGAAGAAACTGGTCCAGTGGCTGCAGAAGCACATGAGCGATGCCTTCGAGGTCACCTATCAGGGCCGTGCCAAGTCCATGACCGAATGGGCCAAGGGCAAATCCATCCGCGACCTGTCGGGCCTGTCGCCTCACGAGACTATCAACTTCCGCGACTTGGTGAACACCATCGCCGGTGTCTGCCTGGCACCGAACTTCGAGAACCAGGCCCCGGACTACCCGTTCTTCTCGGTCCTGATCACCGGCAACAACCGCGCCCAGGCCGCGCAGGACGCCCTGCGAGCCATCGCCGGGCAGAACCGCACCAAGCAGGCCACCGCCGTGCTGGACGCCCTGGAGCTGCTCGCCGGCGAGAAGATCGACCCCTACAAGTCGAAGTACACCAAGTTCATTCTCGATACCGTCAAGGCCAAGGGGCACGGCCAGGTAGTCAACCGCAGCGAGATCATCCAGGACGACCACGGGCTGGAATACATGAACCCGGGCGGTGGTCGGCTTGAGCCGGAATGGGTGGCGGTCATCCTGGCTTCGCTGGTCTATTCCGGCGACATCGTGCTCGC
Proteins encoded in this region:
- a CDS encoding glucosamine 6-phosphate synthetase, which produces MCGQVGIIFGRKRRRPDERDYLCELFIRMLLHSEERGPHASGLAWLKTDGSHRIFKRPMRAHELVYEKPFQELLGQVDNDTTILMGHTRWRTRGNEFNNRNNHPIRAGIVIGTHNGTIYNADYLFRRLRLPRYAEVDSELIFRLADRFAPEGPIDQEGLKKALALCRGQMSAVLTSRLDPGTITVLKGNKPLCLRIHRQHRVVLYASDDAFIDFAVVNEKGWRELEVPPMTMLTIRHEDVRAIENSEFRFIPQERKGTLPEGVNA
- a CDS encoding gamma-glutamylcyclotransferase, with amino-acid sequence MNIGDTAKLNTNPEDSPETILRLFVYGTLKRGYWNHQRFCAQARSIEPAVVWGRLYHLHAGFPALEVPEGLILSQGTADPLADARRQEDIGTPRFGRPTGDWDLIHGELVTFTDPQRNLPPIDRLEGFRPGGQSMYQRVMVPAARGSIACAVWTYTMYAPQNGERITNDNQAVFWKSRLYSAQNA
- a CDS encoding helix-turn-helix domain-containing protein, with the translated sequence MDERWLTVDDICKYLNVSNETVYKWIEQRAMPGHRVGRRWMFKQDEVDEWVRSGGAADKSDKPDTEQ
- the brxF gene encoding BREX-3 system P-loop-containing protein BrxF, with product MAEPIHDKIKRSLQAAEGLYHRLVLLVGETGSGKTGVLRDIAEEFGSSVVNVNLALSGELLELTAKQRSLRLPGILDQIADQAQAPVVLDNLEILFDKDLQQDPLRLLQSISRNRAVVASWNGIMNSGRLLYAETGHPEYRSYDSVDALIVGMDGTATVDSAKNNREAGQA
- a CDS encoding DUF6079 family protein produces the protein MKYGDLIQFDPIESVVQLRDADKSSAAHTLVNTYVISEEMAERLIQLVIPQMQFDQPVDNKGLLVVGNYGTGKSHLMSVVSSLAADASLLEGLKSEGVRDAASQIAGRFKVIRTEIGATTMSLRDILVAELEEHLEKLGVEYVFPEAGTISSHKRAFEDMMAKFGEVFPEHGLLLVVDELLDYLRTRKDQELILDLNFLREVGEVCKDLRFRFMAGVQEAIFDSPRFAFVADSIRRVKDRFEQILIARSDVKFVVAERLLKKTTEQQAKIRDYLMPFAKYYGGLNERMDEFVRLFPVHPDYIDTFERVTVVEKREVLKTLSMGMKGILGKDVPQDEPGLIAFDSYWGTLKQNASFRAIPEIRAVIDCSQVLESRIENAITRKQYKPMALRLIHALSVHRLTTGDIYAPMGASAEELRDRLCLFDPLIAELGSDEPDKDLQTHVETVLREIHKTVSGQFISFNADNRQFYLDLKKTDDFDALIDKRAESLGQAQLDRFYYEALKRVMECQDATYVTGYKIWQHELVWQEHKAARSGYLFFGAPNERSTAVPQRDFYLYFIQPNDPPRFKDDKVNDEVFFRLKGTDEEFQTALKSYAAALDLAATSSGHAKATYESKANGFLKKLVQWLQKHMSDAFEVTYQGRAKSMTEWAKGKSIRDLSGLSPHETINFRDLVNTIAGVCLAPNFENQAPDYPFFSVLITGNNRAQAAQDALRAIAGQNRTKQATAVLDALELLAGEKIDPYKSKYTKFILDTVKAKGHGQVVNRSEIIQDDHGLEYMNPGGGRLEPEWVAVILASLVYSGDIVLAIPGKKFDATGLQQLAATGMDELVRFKHLEQPKEWNLPALKALFELLGMTPGMAQLVTQGKDEPVQNLQQAVGKIVKRIVMTQQTLREGLSFWGLDLLAGTDLSSQASGLDEAKGFFESLQAYSSPGKLKNFRYSAPEVLAHEKAVKALDELDALREFIMDHSPTASWLSTAEAVLPAEHDWVDRMKTTRQDVLDALKQADLTELASQSQSIGAKLQKLKKDYTVAYIGLHTKARLGVNDDKRKAGLLNDQRLQTLLKLAGIDLMPRQQLTDYQNRLAGLKSCFALTEQNLDASPICPHCQFRPAAEIGVLGSGFGVSGSQQLDQMDEQLDRIIEQWTKTLLNNLDDPMTQANVNELLHEDDKQIVKAFMDSKELPEPVDGNFVQTLKTILAGLQKVSVKKADLLKIVTDLGPSTPNEIKQAVSDYVDSLTKGKDQNKVRIVLE